A genomic segment from Nitrospira sp. encodes:
- a CDS encoding Integrase: MILFCGVPSEEPLRLAIEAAEKRGLPFLLLNQRESHYLGLRLTATKEGFDGTLAIGDATYRLSDIQGIYSRMIDSDVLPENRTFRHRTPDQAAVERSRVFHEAFCQWLELADCRVLNRPGAMASNMSKPYQCRLINRCGFEIPTTLVTNDLDEAVAFHRKHGRVIFKSISSIRSIVREFNPNDRRGLQRLRHLPTQFQAFVPGVNLRVHTAGTRLFATEIVTGATDYRYAARDGQDLTMRPIELPNDIAARCLRLSQELNLPLCGIDLKRTPDGAYYCFEVNPSPAYSFYQEQTGQPIAEAIVDYLLTPYNEHHGSLDHRKLDGPGGVGAVGLAGGGRGSARRRGDSRAPRPSSGRIC; encoded by the coding sequence ATGATCCTGTTCTGCGGTGTCCCATCGGAAGAGCCTCTCCGGCTCGCGATCGAGGCGGCGGAGAAACGCGGGCTGCCGTTTCTGTTACTCAACCAGCGGGAGTCGCACTACCTCGGCCTGCGATTGACCGCCACCAAAGAGGGCTTCGACGGCACGTTGGCCATCGGTGATGCGACCTATCGCCTGTCGGATATTCAAGGGATCTACTCCCGGATGATCGACAGCGACGTGCTTCCGGAAAACCGGACATTCCGACATCGCACCCCGGACCAGGCGGCAGTCGAACGTTCGCGGGTCTTTCACGAAGCGTTCTGTCAATGGCTGGAACTGGCGGACTGTCGCGTGCTCAACCGTCCCGGAGCGATGGCGTCCAACATGTCGAAACCCTATCAATGCCGGTTGATCAACCGCTGCGGATTCGAGATTCCGACCACGTTGGTGACGAACGACCTCGATGAAGCGGTGGCGTTTCACCGGAAGCACGGCCGGGTCATTTTCAAGAGCATCAGCTCGATTCGCTCCATCGTGCGCGAGTTCAATCCGAACGATCGGCGGGGGTTGCAGAGGCTGCGGCACCTTCCCACTCAATTCCAGGCCTTCGTGCCAGGCGTCAACCTGCGGGTGCACACGGCCGGAACGCGCCTGTTCGCCACGGAGATCGTGACCGGTGCCACCGACTATCGTTATGCGGCGCGGGACGGCCAGGACCTGACCATGAGGCCGATCGAGTTGCCGAACGACATCGCCGCTCGTTGCCTCCGCCTCTCGCAGGAGTTGAACCTCCCCCTCTGTGGCATCGATCTCAAACGGACTCCCGACGGCGCCTATTATTGTTTCGAGGTGAACCCTTCCCCCGCATACAGTTTCTATCAAGAACAGACGGGCCAACCGATCGCCGAAGCCATTGTGGATTACCTCCTCACTCCCTACAATGAGCACCATGGCAGTCTCGATCATCGAAAATTGGACGGACCTGGAGGGGTTGGTGCAGTCGGTCTCGCCGGCGGCGGACGTGGCTCAGCACGTCGTCGTGGAGATTCACGTGCGCCGCGCCCAAGCAGTGGTAGGATTTGCTAA
- a CDS encoding Ribosomal arrest protein RaiA / Cold shock protein of CSP family, producing MNLEVESRNIAMTPRWKTEIEDRMADLQRGHEDIIHSRVTLTKNRHHKKQANVAEALVLVTVPTRQTITSRKEDKTFEEAIRAAFDAVALELRKFREKRAHKVVRTEPLPPLRGVVSKLFPRLGYGFILKDGGGEVYFHKNAVKGITFKDLEDGLEVMFDTEPGEKGLHATIVQPPHILEQ from the coding sequence ATGAACTTGGAAGTGGAGAGCCGCAATATCGCCATGACTCCCCGTTGGAAAACCGAGATTGAGGACCGCATGGCCGACCTGCAGCGTGGCCACGAGGATATCATTCACAGCCGCGTCACCCTCACCAAGAATCGACACCATAAGAAGCAGGCCAACGTCGCCGAGGCGCTTGTGCTGGTGACGGTTCCAACCAGGCAGACCATTACTTCCCGCAAGGAGGACAAGACGTTCGAGGAGGCGATCAGGGCCGCCTTCGACGCGGTGGCGCTCGAACTGCGGAAGTTCCGGGAAAAACGCGCCCACAAGGTCGTGCGGACCGAACCGCTCCCGCCGCTCCGCGGTGTGGTGAGCAAGCTGTTCCCGCGGCTGGGATATGGCTTCATCCTCAAAGACGGAGGCGGGGAAGTGTATTTTCATAAAAATGCGGTCAAGGGCATCACATTCAAAGACCTGGAGGACGGCCTCGAGGTCATGTTCGACACGGAACCGGGCGAGAAGGGCCTGCACGCCACCATTGTTCAACCTCCCCACATACTGGAACAGTGA
- a CDS encoding 1,4-alpha-glucan branching enzyme yields MPASLDHIRPDTPMGANLIAGGATFRCWAPHAESVHVVGDFNNRRRDSASLLTRNEQGHWWGFIPGVKDRQHYMFYVVGLGGEGLKRDPYARELESPFPSRCVVRRTDFPWHENGYVTPPFHEFVIYQLHVGTFYTPNLPHKGGTFLDVARKLPHLVDLGVTALQLMPIQEFQTAFSLGYNGTDYFSPEMDFAVVDADLAHYVADVNDLLDAKGQRRYQVKELRGEMNQLKALVDLCHLHGMAVLLDVVYNHAGGDFGDQSLYFFDRQDPAGGQRNSLYFTDKGHAGGLVFDFAKPEVRDFLIHNAKFFLNEYRVDGFRYDQVSVIDHDGAPQGWRFCQDLTSTLHGQRPEALNHAEYWNVNPYIVKPLPEGAGFDTTLTDGLRIAVRDVIGNASAPDERPLDMTGLARSLWPGGFNEQWRFVQGPENHDIVYNGREQRIARLGDPDHPRSWFARSRARVATGLSLTAPGIPMFFMGQEFLEDKQWSDDFVAHHDLLLYWAGLDQGDKQMLDHLRFTRELLDLRRRSPALRGQGFRVVHVHDRNRVLAFHRWVEGEGHDVIVVAHLANFTRAGYRIGFPGAGDWREVFNSDVYENWVNAGVMGNGGRVVADLQPLHGFNASAAVVLPANSLMVFAR; encoded by the coding sequence ATGCCTGCCTCGCTCGACCATATCCGTCCCGATACACCGATGGGTGCCAACCTCATTGCAGGCGGCGCCACGTTCCGCTGTTGGGCTCCGCATGCCGAGTCTGTGCATGTGGTCGGCGACTTCAATAACCGCCGGCGCGACAGCGCCTCCCTCCTCACGCGAAACGAGCAGGGCCATTGGTGGGGCTTCATCCCAGGTGTGAAAGATCGCCAGCACTATATGTTCTATGTCGTCGGCCTCGGCGGCGAGGGGCTCAAGCGCGACCCCTATGCGCGCGAGTTGGAGTCGCCGTTTCCCAGTCGCTGCGTCGTCCGCCGCACCGACTTTCCCTGGCACGAGAACGGCTACGTCACGCCGCCCTTTCACGAGTTCGTGATCTATCAACTCCACGTCGGCACTTTTTACACGCCGAACTTGCCGCACAAGGGCGGCACGTTTCTCGACGTGGCCCGCAAGCTGCCCCATCTTGTCGACCTGGGCGTCACGGCCTTGCAACTCATGCCCATTCAGGAATTTCAAACCGCCTTCAGCCTTGGGTACAACGGTACCGACTACTTTTCGCCCGAGATGGATTTCGCCGTGGTTGATGCCGACCTGGCTCACTATGTCGCGGACGTGAACGATCTGCTCGACGCGAAGGGCCAGCGCCGGTACCAGGTGAAAGAGCTGCGAGGCGAAATGAATCAACTCAAGGCGCTGGTGGATCTCTGCCACCTGCACGGAATGGCGGTGCTGCTCGACGTGGTCTACAACCACGCAGGCGGGGATTTCGGCGACCAGAGCCTATATTTTTTCGATCGGCAAGATCCGGCAGGCGGCCAGCGGAACTCGCTGTACTTTACGGACAAGGGCCATGCGGGCGGCCTCGTGTTCGATTTCGCGAAGCCGGAGGTGCGTGACTTCCTGATTCACAACGCGAAATTTTTTCTGAACGAATATCGCGTGGACGGATTCCGGTACGACCAGGTGAGCGTGATCGACCATGACGGCGCGCCGCAGGGTTGGCGGTTCTGCCAGGACCTCACCTCCACCCTGCATGGGCAGAGGCCGGAAGCGCTGAACCATGCCGAATATTGGAACGTGAACCCCTACATCGTGAAGCCGTTGCCGGAAGGGGCCGGATTCGACACGACCCTGACCGACGGCCTGCGCATTGCCGTTCGTGATGTCATCGGGAACGCGAGCGCGCCGGACGAGCGCCCCCTCGACATGACCGGCCTGGCACGGAGCCTCTGGCCGGGGGGATTCAATGAACAGTGGCGGTTCGTGCAGGGGCCGGAGAATCACGACATCGTGTACAACGGTCGAGAGCAACGCATCGCCAGGCTCGGCGATCCGGACCATCCGCGCTCCTGGTTCGCGCGCAGTCGGGCGCGGGTCGCGACAGGCCTGAGCTTGACTGCGCCGGGAATTCCGATGTTCTTCATGGGCCAGGAGTTCCTGGAAGACAAACAGTGGTCGGACGACTTCGTCGCTCATCACGACCTGCTCCTCTACTGGGCTGGACTCGATCAAGGCGACAAACAGATGCTCGATCACCTGCGGTTCACAAGGGAATTGCTCGATCTGCGCCGCCGGTCTCCGGCCCTGCGCGGGCAGGGATTTCGCGTGGTGCATGTCCATGATCGGAATCGCGTACTGGCTTTCCATCGGTGGGTGGAGGGCGAAGGACACGATGTGATCGTGGTGGCGCACCTGGCCAACTTTACCCGTGCCGGGTATCGCATCGGATTTCCCGGCGCCGGCGATTGGCGTGAGGTGTTCAACAGCGATGTCTATGAGAATTGGGTCAATGCCGGGGTGATGGGGAACGGCGGGCGCGTGGTCGCCGATCTGCAGCCGTTGCACGGCTTCAACGCGTCGGCGGCGGTCGTGTTGCCCGCGAACAGCCTGATGGTGTTTGCGAGGTAG
- a CDS encoding Adenylylsulfate kinase: protein MISSPFALWITGLPASGKSSIVARLLPKLEALGMNTEVLESDAVRLILTPVPSYSPEERDLFYRALAFMGSRLVVHGANVIFDATASRRVYREFARSLIPQLLEVSIECPLWVCMERDKKGTYRRGLRGESSTVPGLQEPYEAPLSPDLKIDTTVVSPDTGAEQILTLIRSRLDRPLAQSGTLL, encoded by the coding sequence ATGATCTCCTCTCCCTTCGCTCTCTGGATCACCGGCCTCCCTGCTTCGGGGAAAAGTTCGATCGTGGCGCGGCTCCTGCCGAAGCTTGAGGCTTTGGGCATGAACACCGAAGTCTTGGAATCCGACGCGGTCCGTCTCATCCTCACGCCGGTTCCCAGCTACTCACCGGAGGAACGGGATCTGTTCTATCGTGCCCTGGCCTTCATGGGCTCGCGACTGGTGGTCCATGGGGCCAATGTGATCTTCGATGCCACGGCGAGCCGGCGCGTCTATCGCGAGTTCGCCCGCTCATTGATCCCGCAGTTGTTGGAAGTGTCGATCGAATGTCCGCTCTGGGTCTGCATGGAACGCGACAAGAAGGGTACGTACCGACGAGGCCTGCGAGGCGAGTCTTCTACAGTGCCAGGTCTGCAGGAACCCTATGAAGCGCCGCTCTCGCCGGATTTGAAGATCGATACGACGGTCGTATCTCCGGATACCGGAGCAGAACAGATCCTGACCCTCATTCGTTCCCGTCTCGACCGTCCCCTTGCTCAGTCCGGCACCCTTCTATAG